In a single window of the Clarias gariepinus isolate MV-2021 ecotype Netherlands chromosome 16, CGAR_prim_01v2, whole genome shotgun sequence genome:
- the rnf44 gene encoding RING finger protein 44 isoform X1: protein MRPWEIAVNRRPPTAPLNQRSFIGGPCNAPVHLRRSPPARWQWGPRDRAAVHASARQDESFPHAAFPQQQQQQQHQTVPVEETRQYSQAGAPPRMLHPSTHPPQQTSIMVDLHEQMHQGSVPISYTVTTVTTHGFPMHTGQPIPACNAQQLPACSVMFSGQLSLLCCLPPPLIQACTMHHLPVSYQAFPPLISSEHFLLHPSPPVAAHQPPALAPLSHFIPLQPQHPRMPLQRVDNEVDLRGEQRHLGTFSYPAAHHPPAAMPPSVPLQYHLPQEPIHQELPFAVTYPHMLPRRGSGQRYRLQQPLPPPPPPPPYYPGFLPYFLSMLPVPPTAVGPAISLDLDVDDVEMENYEALLNLAERLGEAKPRGLTKADIEQLPSYRFNSEKHQSEQTLCVVCFSDFESRQLLRVLPCNHEFHAKCVDKWLKTNRTCPICRADASEVHRDVE, encoded by the exons ATGCGACCATGGGAAATAGCTGTGAATAGGCGGCCGCCAACAGCCCCCTTAAACCAGAGGAGCTTCATCGGGGGTCCCTGCAACGCGCCAGTGCACCTCAGGAGAAG TCCTCCAGCGCGCTGGCAGTGGGGGCCGCGAGACAGAGCGGCTGTGCACGCTTCCGCGCGTCAGGATGAGAGTTTTCCCCACGCCGCGtttcctcagcagcagcaacagcagcagcaccaGACCGTTCCTGTAGAGGAGACGAGGCAGTACAGTCAAGCCGGCGCTCCACCCCGCATGCTCCATCCATCCACACACCCGCCGCAGCAGACCTCCATCATGGTGGACCTTCATGAACAA ATGCACCAAGGATCCGTTCCGATTTCTTACACAGTTACTACGGTGACGACCCACGGCTTTCCCATGCACACGGGGCAGCCGATCCCAGCGTGCAACGCGCAGCAGCTCCCAGCATGCTCGGTAATGTTCAGCGGACAGCTCTCTCTGCTCTGCTGCCTTCCTCCTCCT CTAATCCAGGCGTGCACCATGCATCACTTACCCGTATCCTACCAGGCCTTTCCGCCCCTCATCTCAAGCGAGCATTTCCTTCTGCACCCGAGTCCTCCAGTGGCGGCGCATCAACCTCCGGCACTGGCACCACTCAGCCACTTTATCCCCCTGCAGCCCCAGCACCCACGCATG CCCCTGCAAAGAGTGGACAACGAAGTGGACCTGAGAGGAGAGCAGCGCCACCTGGGAACGTTCTCGTACCCTGCGGCTCATCACCCACCAGCAGCCATGCCGCCCTCCGTGCCCCTGCAATACCACCTGCCACAGGAACCCATACACCAGGAGCTGCCGTTTGCGGTG ACGTATCCACACATGCTGCCCAGACGTGGGAGTGGCCAGAGGTATCGCTTACAGCAGCCGCTGCCTCCTCCACCCCCTCCTCCGCCCTACTACCCCGGCTTCCTCCCTTACTTCCT CTCGATGCTTCCCGTGCCTCCGACTGCTGTTGGTCCAGCTATCAGCTTGGACCTCGACGTGGACGATGTAGAGATGGAGAACTACGAG GCGTTACTGAATCTCGCTGAGAGACTCGGCGAGGCGAAGCCTCGAGGGCTGACGAAAGCCGACATCGAACAGCTTCCGTCCTACAGGTTCAACTCGGAAAAACACCAATCAGAACAGACTCT GTGCGTCGTGTGCTTTAGTGATTTCGAGTCAAGGCAGCTACTTCGAGTATTACCCTGTAATCACGAGTTTCACGCAAAGTGTGTGGACAAGTGGTTGAAG ACCAACCGCACGTGTCCCATCTGTCGCGCGGACGCTTCCGAAGTCCACCGCGACGTGGAGTGA
- the rnf44 gene encoding RING finger protein 44 isoform X2 encodes MRPWEIAVNRRPPTAPLNQRSFIGGPCNAPVHLRRSPPARWQWGPRDRAAVHASARQDESFPHAAFPQQQQQQQHQTVPVEETRQYSQAGAPPRMLHPSTHPPQQTSIMVDLHEQMHQGSVPISYTVTTVTTHGFPMHTGQPIPACNAQQLPACSLIQACTMHHLPVSYQAFPPLISSEHFLLHPSPPVAAHQPPALAPLSHFIPLQPQHPRMPLQRVDNEVDLRGEQRHLGTFSYPAAHHPPAAMPPSVPLQYHLPQEPIHQELPFAVTYPHMLPRRGSGQRYRLQQPLPPPPPPPPYYPGFLPYFLSMLPVPPTAVGPAISLDLDVDDVEMENYEALLNLAERLGEAKPRGLTKADIEQLPSYRFNSEKHQSEQTLCVVCFSDFESRQLLRVLPCNHEFHAKCVDKWLKTNRTCPICRADASEVHRDVE; translated from the exons ATGCGACCATGGGAAATAGCTGTGAATAGGCGGCCGCCAACAGCCCCCTTAAACCAGAGGAGCTTCATCGGGGGTCCCTGCAACGCGCCAGTGCACCTCAGGAGAAG TCCTCCAGCGCGCTGGCAGTGGGGGCCGCGAGACAGAGCGGCTGTGCACGCTTCCGCGCGTCAGGATGAGAGTTTTCCCCACGCCGCGtttcctcagcagcagcaacagcagcagcaccaGACCGTTCCTGTAGAGGAGACGAGGCAGTACAGTCAAGCCGGCGCTCCACCCCGCATGCTCCATCCATCCACACACCCGCCGCAGCAGACCTCCATCATGGTGGACCTTCATGAACAA ATGCACCAAGGATCCGTTCCGATTTCTTACACAGTTACTACGGTGACGACCCACGGCTTTCCCATGCACACGGGGCAGCCGATCCCAGCGTGCAACGCGCAGCAGCTCCCAGCATGCTCG CTAATCCAGGCGTGCACCATGCATCACTTACCCGTATCCTACCAGGCCTTTCCGCCCCTCATCTCAAGCGAGCATTTCCTTCTGCACCCGAGTCCTCCAGTGGCGGCGCATCAACCTCCGGCACTGGCACCACTCAGCCACTTTATCCCCCTGCAGCCCCAGCACCCACGCATG CCCCTGCAAAGAGTGGACAACGAAGTGGACCTGAGAGGAGAGCAGCGCCACCTGGGAACGTTCTCGTACCCTGCGGCTCATCACCCACCAGCAGCCATGCCGCCCTCCGTGCCCCTGCAATACCACCTGCCACAGGAACCCATACACCAGGAGCTGCCGTTTGCGGTG ACGTATCCACACATGCTGCCCAGACGTGGGAGTGGCCAGAGGTATCGCTTACAGCAGCCGCTGCCTCCTCCACCCCCTCCTCCGCCCTACTACCCCGGCTTCCTCCCTTACTTCCT CTCGATGCTTCCCGTGCCTCCGACTGCTGTTGGTCCAGCTATCAGCTTGGACCTCGACGTGGACGATGTAGAGATGGAGAACTACGAG GCGTTACTGAATCTCGCTGAGAGACTCGGCGAGGCGAAGCCTCGAGGGCTGACGAAAGCCGACATCGAACAGCTTCCGTCCTACAGGTTCAACTCGGAAAAACACCAATCAGAACAGACTCT GTGCGTCGTGTGCTTTAGTGATTTCGAGTCAAGGCAGCTACTTCGAGTATTACCCTGTAATCACGAGTTTCACGCAAAGTGTGTGGACAAGTGGTTGAAG ACCAACCGCACGTGTCCCATCTGTCGCGCGGACGCTTCCGAAGTCCACCGCGACGTGGAGTGA